The genomic region GATGCTGGCCGAGCTGAACCGGTCGATCAAGAAGAAGGAGCCGGTCGTGGTGACCCTGTGGTCGCCGCACTGGGCCTACGGCAAGCACGACCTGAAGAAGCTCGAGGACCCGAAGGGTGCCTGGGGCAAGGGCGAGCAGATCCACACGGTCGCCAAGAAGGACTTCGCCAAGGACTTCCCCGAGCTGACCGGCTGGCTGAAGGACTTCAAGCTCACCGAGGCGCAGCTGGCCTCGCTCGAGGTGGAGCTCCAGAAGGGCGGCGCCGGCAAGGAGAAGGAGTCCGCCCGCCGCTGGATGGACGCCAACCCGGACGTGGTGGCGAAGCTGGCGCCCGTCGGCAGCTGATCCGCTGGTCCACCCACGCGTCACCCTGAAGGGGACGGTCCCGGTCGCGAACCGGAGCCGTCCCCTTCAGGCTTGTCTGAGGGAGTCCCCCGAAGGTTCCCCGTCCGGCCCCGTCCGTCGGCTTCCCCTCCGTCTGCGCAAAGCACATGCGTAGGGTGCTGGCAACCGGGAGGATGGCGATCCGGGGAGGGAGCCGGACATGGACGACAAGGAAGCCCTTCGAGTGGGCGCGGCGGTCCGCCGACGCCGCAGGAGCCTCGGACTCACCCTGGCCGCGGTGGCCGGGCGCAGCGGCCTGTCCGTACCGTTCCTCAGCCAGATCGAGAACGAACGGGCCAGACCCAGCCCCCGCTCCCTGCACCGGGTGGCGGAGGCGCTGGAGACCACGACCGAGCGGCTGCGGGCCGCGGCGGACTCGGCACGTGCCGTGGACGTCGTACGGGCGGACGACGAGGACGGCGTACGCAGGCTGGTGCGCGGACGGCACCAGCTGAGCGCGCTGGAGTTCATCGGCGAGCAGGACCTGGGGCGTGAGTTCCAGCACCGCAACGACGAGGTGATGTACGTCGTG from Streptomyces sp. QL37 harbors:
- a CDS encoding XRE family transcriptional regulator, giving the protein MDDKEALRVGAAVRRRRRSLGLTLAAVAGRSGLSVPFLSQIENERARPSPRSLHRVAEALETTTERLRAAADSARAVDVVRADDEDGVRRLVRGRHQLSALEFIGEQDLGREFQHRNDEVMYVVEGAVEVEAEGRAHRLGRGDALFLSGGVRHRWRATVPDTRLLVVSVAEHIDATYDSRR